The candidate division KSB1 bacterium genome window below encodes:
- a CDS encoding 3-hydroxyacyl-CoA dehydrogenase has product MNLKNAVAIVTGGASGLGEACVRRFVESGAQAVIADLNDERGSKLAQELGSAVCFVKTNVALEADVQNAVDTALEKFGSLKILINCAGIGIAEKTIGKDGPHALDSFKKVLEVNLIGTFNCIRLAAAAMGRNTPDAEGECGVIVNTASVAAFDGQIGQVAYSASKGGIVGMTLPIARDLARMGIRVMTIAPGLFDTPLFDALPEEAREALGKMVPFPPRLGNPPEYAQLAQAIVENPMLNGEVIRLDGAIRMQPK; this is encoded by the coding sequence ATGAATCTGAAGAATGCCGTGGCGATAGTTACCGGCGGCGCATCCGGGCTCGGTGAAGCCTGCGTGCGGCGCTTTGTTGAAAGTGGGGCCCAAGCCGTGATTGCAGACTTGAACGACGAGCGTGGCAGCAAGCTGGCGCAGGAGCTGGGAAGTGCTGTTTGTTTTGTCAAAACCAACGTTGCCCTGGAAGCAGATGTTCAAAACGCTGTCGACACGGCTTTGGAAAAATTTGGTTCGCTGAAGATTCTGATCAATTGTGCCGGAATCGGCATCGCAGAGAAAACCATTGGCAAAGATGGTCCCCACGCATTGGACAGTTTTAAGAAAGTCCTCGAGGTCAACCTGATCGGCACGTTCAACTGCATTCGACTCGCAGCCGCGGCAATGGGCCGGAATACACCCGATGCCGAAGGAGAGTGCGGCGTGATTGTCAACACCGCTTCAGTTGCAGCTTTTGATGGTCAAATAGGTCAGGTCGCTTATTCCGCCTCCAAGGGCGGTATTGTTGGCATGACCCTGCCAATTGCAAGGGATCTGGCCAGAATGGGAATTCGCGTGATGACGATTGCGCCCGGTTTGTTTGATACACCCTTGTTCGATGCACTTCCGGAAGAAGCCCGAGAGGCACTGGGGAAAATGGTGCCGTTCCCGCCGAGACTGGGAAATCCGCCTGAGTACGCTCAACTTGCGCAAGCGATCGTCGAGAATCCAATGTTAAATGGGGAAGTGATTCGGCTGGACGGAGCCATCCGGATGCAGCCGAAGTAG